Proteins from a single region of Thermogemmata fonticola:
- the mobA gene encoding molybdenum cofactor guanylyltransferase, with translation MAAGVQEEQVEGAAGILLCGGRSRRMGQPKEWLDFGGVPLLVHMLRSLREVVREVVVVAAPEQSLPPLPPEVGQSVRLVRDPQPYPGPLVGLLTGWRALPPTVDAALVLAVDMPGVPPVLLRQLLRWLEDEPAVEAVVPYLGERWQPLLAAYRRRCLPVLHALVEGGSRRLQDLPAALKVRPVSLDQLRALDPSDRCLANLNTPADYAAALAAWNPSATAQRTEAPSATAQPTETLVGAAQPTETLVGAAQPTEV, from the coding sequence ATGGCAGCGGGCGTGCAGGAGGAGCAGGTGGAAGGCGCGGCGGGCATCCTGTTGTGCGGCGGGCGGTCCCGGCGGATGGGGCAGCCGAAGGAATGGCTGGACTTCGGCGGCGTGCCGCTGCTGGTACACATGCTCCGATCCCTGCGCGAGGTGGTCCGGGAGGTGGTAGTGGTGGCCGCTCCGGAGCAATCCCTGCCACCACTGCCGCCGGAGGTTGGGCAGAGCGTCCGCCTGGTCCGCGATCCGCAGCCGTATCCGGGGCCGCTGGTGGGCTTGCTGACCGGCTGGCGCGCTTTGCCGCCGACGGTGGACGCGGCCCTGGTTCTGGCGGTGGACATGCCGGGCGTCCCGCCGGTGCTCTTGCGGCAGTTGCTCCGGTGGCTGGAGGACGAGCCGGCGGTGGAGGCCGTCGTTCCCTATCTGGGGGAGCGCTGGCAGCCGCTGCTGGCCGCCTATCGCCGCCGTTGCCTGCCAGTGCTGCACGCCCTGGTGGAAGGGGGGAGCCGCCGCTTGCAAGACCTGCCCGCCGCCCTGAAAGTGCGCCCCGTCTCCCTGGACCAGCTCCGCGCTCTCGACCCCAGCGACCGCTGCTTGGCCAACCTCAACACGCCCGCGGATTATGCCGCCGCCCTTGCCGCCTGGAACCCCTCCGCTACCGCCCAGCGCACGGAGGCCCCCTCCGCTACCGCTCAGCCCACGGAGACCCTCGTCGGTGCCGCCCAGCCCACGGAGACCCTCGTCGGTGCCGCCCAGCCCACGGAAGTTTGA
- a CDS encoding homospermidine biosynthesis protein yields the protein MHPHKPHYERRPGNASSREYLQRISRQRIDPPPVTPEMSTAELIDAAFLSYNAGRLREGCQLFVRKMLAEEGTVGLALSGALTPAGLGISCLVPLVEAGFVDWIVSTGANLYHDTHYALGMELHQAGPHLPDYELREHQLIRIYDIVFDYENLLGTDAFFRTLCRGPAFQRTFSTAEFHHLVGKYLHEREQQTGRGGKNLLAACYRCGVPVFTSSPGDSSIGMNLAALQLEGSQLRLDPLRDVNQTAAIVWEAKSSGRTSSVLILGGGSPKNFMLQTEPQIQEVLGLTEAGHDYFLQFTDARPDTGGLSGATPSEAMTWGKVDPDKLPDSVTCYVDSTIALPLLTAYALARHPRRPLKRLIDRLPELTARLEKEYAAVRAQRGE from the coding sequence ATGCATCCCCACAAGCCGCATTATGAGCGCCGCCCCGGCAATGCCAGCAGCCGGGAGTATTTGCAACGGATCAGCCGCCAGCGGATTGATCCGCCCCCGGTGACGCCGGAGATGAGCACGGCGGAGCTGATTGATGCCGCCTTCCTCTCGTACAACGCCGGTCGGCTGCGCGAGGGGTGCCAGCTTTTCGTCCGCAAGATGCTGGCGGAGGAGGGAACAGTCGGCCTGGCCCTCTCCGGTGCTCTGACTCCCGCCGGCTTGGGCATCTCCTGCCTGGTGCCCCTGGTCGAAGCGGGCTTCGTGGATTGGATCGTCTCCACCGGGGCCAATCTTTACCACGATACCCACTATGCCCTGGGGATGGAGTTGCACCAGGCCGGCCCCCACCTGCCGGATTATGAGTTGCGGGAGCATCAACTGATCCGGATTTACGACATCGTCTTCGACTACGAGAATCTCCTGGGCACCGATGCCTTCTTCCGGACGTTGTGCCGGGGACCGGCCTTCCAGCGCACCTTCAGCACGGCGGAGTTCCACCATCTGGTCGGCAAGTATCTCCACGAGCGGGAACAGCAGACGGGCCGCGGCGGCAAGAACCTCCTGGCGGCCTGTTACCGTTGCGGCGTGCCGGTCTTCACCAGTTCCCCCGGGGATAGTTCCATCGGGATGAACCTGGCCGCCTTGCAGCTCGAAGGTTCCCAGTTACGCCTCGATCCGCTGCGGGATGTCAATCAGACGGCGGCCATCGTCTGGGAGGCCAAGTCCTCCGGGCGGACCAGTTCCGTGCTGATCCTCGGCGGGGGCAGCCCCAAAAACTTCATGCTGCAAACCGAGCCGCAGATTCAGGAGGTTCTCGGCTTGACCGAGGCGGGCCATGATTACTTCCTGCAATTCACCGATGCCCGGCCGGATACCGGCGGCCTGTCAGGTGCCACCCCCAGCGAAGCGATGACCTGGGGCAAAGTCGATCCGGACAAGCTGCCCGATTCCGTGACCTGTTATGTAGACAGCACCATCGCCCTGCCCTTGCTGACGGCCTACGCCCTGGCCCGCCATCCCCGCCGGCCCCTCAAGCGCTTGATCGATCGCCTGCCGGAGTTGACGGCCCGCCTGGAGAAAGAGTACGCTGCCGTCCGCGCCCAACGGGGGGAATGA